One stretch of Mangifera indica cultivar Alphonso chromosome 9, CATAS_Mindica_2.1, whole genome shotgun sequence DNA includes these proteins:
- the LOC123225866 gene encoding chaperonin 60 subunit beta 3, chloroplastic-like, whose product MMASTFTAMSPIGSVVAPNGHMTDKKLASSSNKLSSFASISSSSFGRRQSVALCRMRSPKIYAAKDLHFNKDGLAIKKLQTGVNKLADLVGVTLGPKGRNVVLESKYGAPKIVNDGVTVAKEVELEDPVENIGAKLVRQAAAKTNDLAGDGTTTSVVLAQGLIAEGVKVVAAGANPVLITRGIEKTTKALVSELKLMSKEVEDSELADVAAVSAGNNYEVGNMIAEAMSKVGRKGVVTLEEGKSAENTLYVVEGMQFDRGYISPYFVTDSEKMAVEYENCKLLLVDKKITNARDLINILEDAIRGGHPILIIAEDIEQEALATLVVNKLRGSLKIAALKAPGFGERKSQYLDDIAILTGGTVIRDEVGLALDKVGKEVLGNASKVVLTKDTTTIVGDGSTQEAVNKRVVQIKTLIENAEQDYEREKLNERIAKLSGGVAVIQVGAQTETELKEKKLRVEDALNATKAAVEEGIVVGGGCTLLRLSSKVDAIKESLDNDEEKVGAEIVRRALSYPLKLIAKNAGVNGSVVSEKVLSSDNFKYGYNAATGQYEDLMAAGIIDPTKVVRCCLEHASSVAKTFLMSDCVVVEIKEPEPAMPAGNPMDNSGYGY is encoded by the exons ATGATGGCGTCGACTTTCACTGCCATGTCTCCAATTGGCTCTGTGGTTGCTCCTAATGGTCACATGACTGATAAGAAACTTGCTTCTTCTTCAAATAAATTGTCATCATTTGCATCCATTTCTTCGAGCTCTTTTGGTAGAAGACAGAGTGTTGCCCTATGCAGAATGCGCTCTCCTAAGATTTATGCTGCAAAAGATTTACATTTCAACAAGGATGGATTGGCCATTAAGAAACTACAA ACTGGTGTGAACAAGCTTGCAGATCTTGTTGGCGTTACCCTTGGTCCCAAAGGCAGGAATGTTGTTCTAGAAAGCAAGTATGGCGCTCCAAAAATTGTTAATGATGGTGTGACTGTGGCTAAAGAG GTTGAGTTGGAGGATCCTGTTGAGAACATTGGTGCTAAGTTGGTGAGACAAGCTGCTGCCAAGACCAATGACTTGGCTGGAGATGGGACTACAACATCTGTTGTGCTTGCTCAAGGTCTTATTGCCGAAGGTGTCAAG GTGGTGGCAGCTGGAGCTAACCCTGTTTTAATCACAAGAGGCATTGAGAAGACAACCAAGGCTTTGGTTTCAGAGCTCAAGTTGATGTCAAAAGAG GTTGAAGACAGTGAACTGGCTGATGTTGCAGCTGTTAGTGCTGGTAACAACTATGAAGTAGGGAATATGATAGCTGAAGCCATGAGTAAAGTGGGTCGGAAGGGTGTTGTGACTCTTGAAGAGGGAAAAAGTGCTGAGAACACCCTCTATGTTGTAGAGGGAATGCAATTTGATCGTGGTTATATCTCTCCTTATTTTGTCACTGATAGTGAGAAAATGGCAGTTGAATACGAGAACTGCAAG TTGCTGCTTGTtgataagaaaataacaaatgcaaGGGATCTTATCAACATTTTGGAAGATGCAATTAGGGGTGGACACCCAATTCTGATAATTGCAGAAGACATTGAGCAGGAAGCTTTAGCAACACTTGTTGTGAACAAACTGAGAGGGTCATTGAAGATTGCTGCTCTGAAAGCTCCTGGATTTGGTGAGCGTAAGAGCCAGTACCTTGATGATATTGCTATTCTGACCGGAG GAACTGTAATCAGGGATGAGGTGGGACTTGCCTTGGACAAAGTTGGCAAGGAAGTCCTGGGTAATGCTTCTAAAGTGGTGCTCACAAAGGACACTACCACCATTGTGGGGGATGGAAGCACCCAAGAGGCAGTAAACAAACGAGTTGTACAAATTAAAACTCTTATTGAG AATGCTGAGCAAGACTATGAAAGGGAGAAACTTAATGAAAGAATTGCAAAACTATCTGGTGGTGTTGCTGTTATtcag GTTGGTGCACAAACTGAAACCGAGCTCAAAGAAAAGAAACTGCGAGTTGAGGATGCTCTTAATGCAACAAAG GCAGCTGTTGAGGAAGGTATTGTAGTTGGTGGTGGATGCACACTGTTGAGACTATCATCAAAAGTTGATGCCATTAAGGAAAGCCTGGATAATGATGAAGAAAAG GTTGGGGCAGAAATTGTTAGGAGAGCTTTGAGTTACCCTCTGAAATTAATTGCAAAAAATGCTGGTGTTAATGGGAGTGTAGTCAGCGAGAAG GTGCTCTCTAGTGACAACTTCAAATATGGATACAATGCTGCAACTGGACAATATGAGGATTTGATGGCTGCTGGAATTATTGATCCAACCAAG GTGGTCAGGTGTTGCCTAGAGCATGCTTCCTCTGTTGCAAAAACTTTCTTGATGTCTGACTGTGTGGTGGTTGAGATTAAGGAGCCTGAACCTGCAATGCCTGCTGGGAACCCAATGGACAATTCAG GATACGGCTACTAA
- the LOC123225941 gene encoding pumilio homolog 12-like isoform X1, with protein sequence MEDGRTELGVDEFEKLLGEIPNATSGNTHSEGSGPKRVSSDYGLLPVCVISSKGPLTEKLQNNGSLDEGKILVDKPLQSPINRMGQEEVNLPDDQSLTSAFADLRFNRGMMMESGSPWVKSSPNHTTVLLESQYTSSLKEQVSNVNPQLVVSSFQSTYNELYDVAKVRQESSDVVNPDVQELKKMQVGYCQPIENFSAPLPLALGMQGFQFLSNLPVHALEFPVMSDQQQYFAEAQSSFPYLHSQHLNQPHISWRNIEQEQYGRMHQQYLYLQQQQLRNQRMETQHPIQLNGNTPTMLIGRNLRQPCFEIPNQLEQSNQEPFWNTYAVPRGLDQPNPAFSSTEYNAMHVLGKVGKQTFPEKILTRSQGLNMLKAVKFGAVVGNESLSHVNQNGKILSNGHVCLSLTSPNAGCFELNGLNAWSLSNDSTDLRSTNLRPQPHKYNSLDEVTGKIYFMAKDQHGCRFLQRKISEGTSEDTEKIFLEIIDHVVELMTDPFGNYLVQKMLEVCNEDQRMQILLAITRKAGDLVRISCDMHGTRAVQKVIETLKSPEQFSLVVFSLKPGIVTLIKNMNGNHVAQRCLLYLQSEHSKFLIEAATNNCVELATDRHGCCVLQKCLTHSEDEQRHRLICEITSNALILSQDAFGNYVVQFVFELQLPWATMDILDQLEGNYGDLSMQKYSSNVVEKCLKYSSEECRSRIIWELINNAHLDQVMLDPYGNYVIQAALNQSKGTVHAALVDAIRPHVPVLRTSPYGKKVLPSNSLKK encoded by the exons ATGGAAGACGGAAGAACTGAACTAGGGGTTGATGAATTTGAAAAGCTTCTTGGGGAGATACCGAATGCTACATCTGGAAATACACATTCTGAGGGATCTGGACCAAAGAGGGTCTCTTCAGATTATGGCTTGTTGCCTGTCTGTGTCATTTCCAGCAAAGGGCCTTTGACTGAAAAACTCCAGAACAATGGAAGTTTGGATGAGGgaaagatattggtggataAACCTCTTCAGTCACCAATCAACAGGATGGGACAGGAGGAAGTGAATCTTCCTGATGACCAGTCCTTGACATCTGCATTTGCTGACCTCAGATTTAATAGGGGAATGATGATGGAATCTGGGAGTCCTTGGGTGAAGTCATCACCGAATCATACTACTGTTTTATTGGAATCCCAATATACAAGCAGCTTAAAGGAACAGGTTTCTAATGTTAATCCGCAACTGGTTGTTTCCTCTTTCCAATCAACATATAATGAACTATATGATGTTGCAAAAGTTAGACAAGAAAGTTCGGATGTTGTGAATCCTGATGTTCAAGAACTGAAGAAGATGCAGGTTGGTTATTGTCAACCAATTGAAAACTTCTCCGCTCCCTTGCCACTTGCTCTTGGGATGCAAGGTTTTCAGTTCCTATCTAATTTGCCTGTCCATGCTTTGGAGTTCCCTGTAATGTCTGATCAGCAGCAATACTTTGCCGAAGCACAATCCTCATTCCCTTACTTACATTCACAACATTTAAACCAGCCTCACATCAGTTGGAGAAATATTGAGCAGGAACAATATGGTAGGATGCATCAGCAGTACTTGTATCTGCAGCAGCAGCAGCTCCGGAATCAGCGAATGGAAACCCAGCACCCAATTCAATTGAATGGAAATACTCCGACTATGCTAATTGGTCGTAACCTGAGACAACCATGTTTTGAGATACCAAACCAACTTGAACAATCTAATCAAGAACCATTTTGGAACACTTATGCAGTCCCAAGAGGTTTGGACCAACCAAATCCTGCCTTTTCCTCCACTGAGTACAATGCTATGCATGTTTTGGGTAAAGTGGGAAAGCAGACATTTCCTGAGAAGATCCTAACAAGATCTCAGGGATTGAATATGCTTAAAGCTGTCAAATTTGGAGCTGTTGTGGGAAATGAGTCTCTATCTCATGTCAATCAGAATGGAAAAATTCTGTCAAATGGTCATGTTTGCCTTAGCTTAACTAGTCCAAATGCTGGATGCTTTGAGCTTAATGGTCTAAATGCATGGTCTTTGTCAAATGACTCTACTGATCTCAGAAGTACTAATTTGAGACCTCAACcacataaatataattcttTGGATGAAGTCACtggtaaaatatatttcatgGCGAAGGACCAACATGGTTGTCGTTTCTTACAGAGAAAAATATCAGAGGGTACCTCAGAAGATActgaaaagatatttttggagATCATTGATCATGTTGTGGAGCTCATGACGGATCCCTTTGGAAATTACCTGGTCCAGAAGATGCTTGAAGTGTGCAATGAGGATCAGAGAATGCAAATACTTCTTGCAATCACAAGAAAAGCTGGAGATCTTGTCAGAATTTCATGTGACATGCATGG GACTCGGGCTGTTCAGAAGGTTATTGAAACCCTTAAGAGTCCAGAGCAGTTTTCCTTGGTTGTTTTTTCATTGAAACCTGGTATAGTGACGctcataaaaaatatgaacgGAAATCATGTTGCACAGCGCTGCTTATTGTATTTACAGTCAGAACACAGCAAG TTCCTCATTGAAGCTGCAACTAATAATTGTGTTGAGCTTGCAACTGATCGCCATGGCTGTTGTGTGCTTCAAAAATGCCTTACTCATTCTGAGGATGAGCAAAGACACCGTTTAATCTGTGAGATCACTTCAAATGCTCTAATCCTTTCACAAGATGCATTTGG GAACTATGTTGTGCAATTTGTGTTTGAGCTTCAACTCCCATGGGCAACAATGGATATTCTTGATCAGTTGGAGGGCAACTATGGGGATTTGTCAATGCAGAAGTACAGTAGTAATGTGGTTGAGAAATGCCTCAAATATTCAAGTGAGGAATGCCGCAGTCGTATCATCTGGGAATTGATAAACAATGCTCACCTGGATCAAGTCATGCTAGATCCTTATGGAAATTATGTTATTCAAGCAGCATTGAATCAATCAAAG GGAACTGTTCATGCTGCGTTGGTGGATGCCATAAGACCACATGTACCTGTGCTCCGAACCAGCCCATATGGGAAGAAAGTTCTCCCTAGCAATAGCTTGAAGAAATAA
- the LOC123225941 gene encoding pumilio homolog 12-like isoform X2, with translation MEDGRTELGVDEFEKLLGEIPNATSGNTHSEGSGPKRVSSDYGLLPVCVISSKGPLTEKLQNNGSLDEGKILVDKPLQSPINRMGQEEVNLPDDQSLTSAFADLRFNRGMMMESGSPWVKSSPNHTTVLLESQYTSSLKEQVSNVNPQLVVSSFQSTYNELYDVAKVRQESSDVVNPDVQELKKMQVGYCQPIENFSAPLPLALGMQGFQFLSNLPVHALEFPVMSDQQQYFAEAQSSFPYLHSQHLNQPHISWRNIEQEQYGRMHQQYLYLQQQQLRNQRMETQHPIQLNGNTPTMLIGRNLRQPCFEIPNQLEQSNQEPFWNTYAVPRGLDQPNPAFSSTEYNAMHVLGKVGKQTFPEKILTRSQGLNMLKAVKFGAVVGNESLSHVNQNGKILSNGHVCLSLTSPNAGCFELNGLNAWSLSNDSTDLRSTNLRPQPHKYNSLDEVTGKIYFMAKDQHGCRFLQRKISEGTSEDTEKIFLEIIDHVVELMTDPFGNYLVQKMLEVCNEDQRMQILLAITRKAGDLVRISCDMHGTRAVQKVIETLKSPEQFSLVVFSLKPGIVTLIKNMNGNHVAQRCLLYLQSEHSKFLIEAATNNCVELATDRHGCCVLQKCLTHSEDEQRHRLI, from the exons ATGGAAGACGGAAGAACTGAACTAGGGGTTGATGAATTTGAAAAGCTTCTTGGGGAGATACCGAATGCTACATCTGGAAATACACATTCTGAGGGATCTGGACCAAAGAGGGTCTCTTCAGATTATGGCTTGTTGCCTGTCTGTGTCATTTCCAGCAAAGGGCCTTTGACTGAAAAACTCCAGAACAATGGAAGTTTGGATGAGGgaaagatattggtggataAACCTCTTCAGTCACCAATCAACAGGATGGGACAGGAGGAAGTGAATCTTCCTGATGACCAGTCCTTGACATCTGCATTTGCTGACCTCAGATTTAATAGGGGAATGATGATGGAATCTGGGAGTCCTTGGGTGAAGTCATCACCGAATCATACTACTGTTTTATTGGAATCCCAATATACAAGCAGCTTAAAGGAACAGGTTTCTAATGTTAATCCGCAACTGGTTGTTTCCTCTTTCCAATCAACATATAATGAACTATATGATGTTGCAAAAGTTAGACAAGAAAGTTCGGATGTTGTGAATCCTGATGTTCAAGAACTGAAGAAGATGCAGGTTGGTTATTGTCAACCAATTGAAAACTTCTCCGCTCCCTTGCCACTTGCTCTTGGGATGCAAGGTTTTCAGTTCCTATCTAATTTGCCTGTCCATGCTTTGGAGTTCCCTGTAATGTCTGATCAGCAGCAATACTTTGCCGAAGCACAATCCTCATTCCCTTACTTACATTCACAACATTTAAACCAGCCTCACATCAGTTGGAGAAATATTGAGCAGGAACAATATGGTAGGATGCATCAGCAGTACTTGTATCTGCAGCAGCAGCAGCTCCGGAATCAGCGAATGGAAACCCAGCACCCAATTCAATTGAATGGAAATACTCCGACTATGCTAATTGGTCGTAACCTGAGACAACCATGTTTTGAGATACCAAACCAACTTGAACAATCTAATCAAGAACCATTTTGGAACACTTATGCAGTCCCAAGAGGTTTGGACCAACCAAATCCTGCCTTTTCCTCCACTGAGTACAATGCTATGCATGTTTTGGGTAAAGTGGGAAAGCAGACATTTCCTGAGAAGATCCTAACAAGATCTCAGGGATTGAATATGCTTAAAGCTGTCAAATTTGGAGCTGTTGTGGGAAATGAGTCTCTATCTCATGTCAATCAGAATGGAAAAATTCTGTCAAATGGTCATGTTTGCCTTAGCTTAACTAGTCCAAATGCTGGATGCTTTGAGCTTAATGGTCTAAATGCATGGTCTTTGTCAAATGACTCTACTGATCTCAGAAGTACTAATTTGAGACCTCAACcacataaatataattcttTGGATGAAGTCACtggtaaaatatatttcatgGCGAAGGACCAACATGGTTGTCGTTTCTTACAGAGAAAAATATCAGAGGGTACCTCAGAAGATActgaaaagatatttttggagATCATTGATCATGTTGTGGAGCTCATGACGGATCCCTTTGGAAATTACCTGGTCCAGAAGATGCTTGAAGTGTGCAATGAGGATCAGAGAATGCAAATACTTCTTGCAATCACAAGAAAAGCTGGAGATCTTGTCAGAATTTCATGTGACATGCATGG GACTCGGGCTGTTCAGAAGGTTATTGAAACCCTTAAGAGTCCAGAGCAGTTTTCCTTGGTTGTTTTTTCATTGAAACCTGGTATAGTGACGctcataaaaaatatgaacgGAAATCATGTTGCACAGCGCTGCTTATTGTATTTACAGTCAGAACACAGCAAG TTCCTCATTGAAGCTGCAACTAATAATTGTGTTGAGCTTGCAACTGATCGCCATGGCTGTTGTGTGCTTCAAAAATGCCTTACTCATTCTGAGGATGAGCAAAGACACCGTTTAATCT GA
- the LOC123225943 gene encoding LOW QUALITY PROTEIN: protein MET1, chloroplastic-like (The sequence of the model RefSeq protein was modified relative to this genomic sequence to represent the inferred CDS: inserted 1 base in 1 codon), with amino-acid sequence MFLAPSSYASFYSXPPLPRTSVQASKQNPLQFSQTKHFFSEKNFFLSSSSFFCYKPPVLVIKASETEAQTSKTDSEGEKKEEEYEEYEVEIEQPYGLKFTKGRDGGTYIDAIAPGGSADKTGKFTVGDKVLATSAVFGTEIWPAAEYGRTMYTIRQRLGPLLMKMQKRYGKLEETGELTEKEIIRAERNSGVISNRVREIQMQNYLRKKEQQEQRERDLREGLQLYKAGKSEEALEKFESVLGSKPSPLEAAVACYNVACCYSKLNQVKAGLSALEDALEAGYEDFKRIRTDPDLANLRTSDEFDAILKKYDESFINENAINAIKSLFGFGKK; translated from the exons ATGTTTTTGGCGCCAAGTAGTTATGCTTCTTTTTACT TCCCACCTTTGCCAAGAACCTCTGTTCAAGCTTCCAAACAAAACCCTTTACAATTCTCTCAAACCAAGCATTTCTTCTCCgagaaaaacttttttttaagcTCCTCAAGCTTTTTTTGCTATAAACCTCCTGTTTTGGTGATTAAAGCCTCGGAGACTGAGGCACAGACATCAAAGACTGACAGTGAAGgtgaaaaaaaggaagaagagtaTGAAGAGTATGAGGTGGAGATTGAACAGCCTTATGGACTCAAGTTCACTAAGGGAAGAGATGGTGGCACTTACATTGATGCTATTGCCCCTGGTGGCTCAGCTGACAAGACTGGCAAATTCACTGTTGGAGATAAAGTCCTTGCCACCAG TGCAGTCTTTGGGACAGAAATATGGCCTGCTGCTGAATATGGACGAACAATGTACACTATCCGCCAGCGACTTGGCCCGTTGCTCATGAAAATGCAAAAGAGATATG GAAAGTTGGAGGAAACTGGTGAATTGACAGAAAAGGAGATTATAAGAGCAGAAAGGAATTCTGGTGTAATCAGCAACAGAGTGAGAGAAATCCAa ATGCAAAATTACTTAAGAAAAAAGGAACAGCAAGAACAAAGAGAAAGGGACCTTCGAGAAGGGCTGCAACTTTACAA GGCTGGGAAATCTGAGGAAGCATTGGAGAAATTTGAGTCTGTATTGGGATCAAAACCAAGTCCACTCGAAGCTGCAGTAGCATGTTACAATGTGGCATGTTGTTATTCTAAGCTTAATCAG GTAAAAGCTGGGCTCTCGGCACTTGAAGATGCATTGGAAGCAGGATATGAAGACTTTAAG AGAATCCGGACAGATCCCGACCTTGCCAATCTCAGAACTTCTGATGAATTTGATGCTATTTTGAAAAAGTATGATGAATCATTTATCAATGAGAATGCCATCAATGCCATTAAGTCATTATTTGGTTTCGGTAAGAAATAA